In a single window of the Arachis hypogaea cultivar Tifrunner chromosome 6, arahy.Tifrunner.gnm2.J5K5, whole genome shotgun sequence genome:
- the LOC112697134 gene encoding uncharacterized protein isoform X2 — MADPMMKALTAIALIASLLVCSSLASSDVPFIVAHKKATLNRINSGAERVSVTIDIYNQGTSTAYDVSLTDDGWPSDKFSVISGSTTKSWEKLDAGGILSHTFELETNTKGVFAGEPAVIKFCVPTKAALQEALSTPILPLDVLADRPPEQKFEWRLLAKYGSLISVISIIVLFVYLVATPSKSSTKGSKKRR, encoded by the exons ATGGCGGATCCAATGATGAAGGCACTCACCGCTATAGCTCTGATAGCATCGCTGTTGGTGTGTTCCTCACTTGCTTCCTCCGACGTCCCTTTCATCGTCGCGCACAAGAAGGCCACGCTCAACAGGATCAATTCCGGTGCTGAGAGGGTTTCCGTCACCATCGACATCTATAACCAAGGAACCTC GACTGCATATGATGTAAGTCTAACAGATGATGGCTGGCCAAGTGATAAATTTAGTGTAATCAGTGGTAGCACCACAAAGTCATGGGAGAAGCTTGATGC TGGTGGCATCCTCTCCCACACTTTTGAGCTTGAGACAAATACAAAGGGAGTATTTGCTGGCGAACCAGCTGTCATAAAATTCTGTGTTCCCACAAAGGCTGCTTTACAG GAGGCATTATCAACTCCCATATTGCCCTTGGATGTTCTTGCTGATAGACCTCCTGAGCAGAAGTTTGAATGG AGGTTGCTGGCTAAGTATGGATCTCTTATCTCGGTGATATCCATCATTGTTTTGTTTGTGTATCTGGTTGCTACACCATCAAAGTCCAGCacaaaaggaagcaagaagagGCGTTAA
- the LOC112697134 gene encoding uncharacterized protein isoform X1, translating to MADPMMKALTAIALIASLLVCSSLASSDVPFIVAHKKATLNRINSGAERVSVTIDIYNQGTSTAYDVSLTDDGWPSDKFSVISGSTTKSWEKLDAGGILSHTFELETNTKGVFAGEPAVIKFCVPTKAALQEALSTPILPLDVLADRPPEQKFEWAKRLLAKYGSLISVISIIVLFVYLVATPSKSSTKGSKKRR from the exons ATGGCGGATCCAATGATGAAGGCACTCACCGCTATAGCTCTGATAGCATCGCTGTTGGTGTGTTCCTCACTTGCTTCCTCCGACGTCCCTTTCATCGTCGCGCACAAGAAGGCCACGCTCAACAGGATCAATTCCGGTGCTGAGAGGGTTTCCGTCACCATCGACATCTATAACCAAGGAACCTC GACTGCATATGATGTAAGTCTAACAGATGATGGCTGGCCAAGTGATAAATTTAGTGTAATCAGTGGTAGCACCACAAAGTCATGGGAGAAGCTTGATGC TGGTGGCATCCTCTCCCACACTTTTGAGCTTGAGACAAATACAAAGGGAGTATTTGCTGGCGAACCAGCTGTCATAAAATTCTGTGTTCCCACAAAGGCTGCTTTACAG GAGGCATTATCAACTCCCATATTGCCCTTGGATGTTCTTGCTGATAGACCTCCTGAGCAGAAGTTTGAATGG GCTAAG AGGTTGCTGGCTAAGTATGGATCTCTTATCTCGGTGATATCCATCATTGTTTTGTTTGTGTATCTGGTTGCTACACCATCAAAGTCCAGCacaaaaggaagcaagaagagGCGTTAA
- the LOC112697134 gene encoding uncharacterized protein isoform X3 — protein sequence MADPMMKALTAIALIASLLVCSSLASSDVPFIVAHKKATLNRINSGAERVSVTIDIYNQGTSTAYDVSLTDDGWPSDKFSVISGSTTKSWEKLDAGGILSHTFELETNTKGVFAGEPAVIKFCVPTKAALQEALSTPILPLDVLADRPPEQKFEWV from the exons ATGGCGGATCCAATGATGAAGGCACTCACCGCTATAGCTCTGATAGCATCGCTGTTGGTGTGTTCCTCACTTGCTTCCTCCGACGTCCCTTTCATCGTCGCGCACAAGAAGGCCACGCTCAACAGGATCAATTCCGGTGCTGAGAGGGTTTCCGTCACCATCGACATCTATAACCAAGGAACCTC GACTGCATATGATGTAAGTCTAACAGATGATGGCTGGCCAAGTGATAAATTTAGTGTAATCAGTGGTAGCACCACAAAGTCATGGGAGAAGCTTGATGC TGGTGGCATCCTCTCCCACACTTTTGAGCTTGAGACAAATACAAAGGGAGTATTTGCTGGCGAACCAGCTGTCATAAAATTCTGTGTTCCCACAAAGGCTGCTTTACAG GAGGCATTATCAACTCCCATATTGCCCTTGGATGTTCTTGCTGATAGACCTCCTGAGCAGAAGTTTGAATGGGTAT AG